Proteins from a genomic interval of Kitasatospora kifunensis:
- a CDS encoding ABC transporter ATP-binding protein, protein MTDGATALSAPVPQGTAFAQPVSDGEPILQIRDLVKHFPLTRGVVVKKQIGAVKAVDGVSFDLRKGETLGIVGESGCGKSTLAKVLMNLESASSGSVRYKGAEISRLSGAALKAVRRNIQMVFQDPYTSLNPRMTVGDIIGEPYEIHPEVAPKGERRKAVQDLLDVVGLNPEYINRYPHQFSGGQRQRIGIARGLALKPEVIICDEPVSALDVSVQAQVINLLEKLQNEFELSYIFIAHDLSIVRHISDRVGVMYLGKMVEIGSDLEIYDHATHPYTQALLSAVPVPDPTARQTRDRIVLTGDVPSPADPPSGCRFRTRCWKAQERCAIEEPLLARPSWLTGPAAHESACHFAAEREVEQSAAEREPGTENENPTP, encoded by the coding sequence ATGACTGACGGTGCCACCGCGCTCAGCGCGCCCGTGCCGCAGGGCACGGCCTTCGCCCAGCCGGTCTCCGACGGTGAACCGATTCTGCAGATCCGCGACCTGGTCAAGCACTTCCCGCTGACCCGGGGGGTGGTGGTGAAGAAGCAGATCGGGGCGGTCAAGGCGGTGGACGGGGTCTCCTTCGACCTGCGCAAGGGGGAGACGCTGGGCATCGTCGGCGAGTCCGGCTGCGGCAAGTCGACGTTGGCCAAGGTGCTGATGAACCTGGAGTCGGCCAGCTCGGGCTCGGTGCGCTACAAGGGCGCGGAGATCTCCCGGCTCTCCGGGGCCGCGCTCAAGGCGGTGCGGCGCAACATCCAGATGGTCTTCCAGGACCCGTACACCTCGCTCAACCCGCGGATGACGGTGGGCGACATCATCGGCGAGCCGTACGAGATCCACCCCGAGGTGGCGCCCAAGGGCGAGCGGCGCAAGGCCGTCCAGGACCTGCTGGACGTGGTCGGGCTGAACCCGGAGTACATCAACCGCTATCCGCACCAGTTCTCCGGCGGCCAGCGGCAGCGGATCGGCATCGCCCGGGGGCTGGCGCTCAAGCCCGAGGTGATCATCTGCGACGAGCCGGTCTCGGCGCTGGACGTCTCGGTCCAGGCCCAGGTGATCAACCTGCTGGAGAAGCTGCAGAACGAGTTCGAGCTGTCCTACATCTTCATCGCGCACGACCTGTCGATCGTGCGGCACATCTCGGACCGGGTGGGCGTGATGTACCTGGGCAAGATGGTGGAGATCGGGTCCGACCTGGAGATCTACGACCACGCCACGCACCCGTACACCCAGGCGCTGCTCTCGGCGGTACCGGTACCCGACCCCACCGCGCGTCAGACGCGCGACCGGATCGTGCTCACCGGCGACGTCCCCTCACCCGCCGACCCGCCCTCGGGTTGCCGCTTCAGGACCCGCTGCTGGAAGGCCCAGGAGCGGTGCGCGATCGAGGAGCCGCTGCTGGCCCGCCCGTCCTGGCTGACGGGGCCGGCGGCGCACGAGTCGGCTTGTCACTTCGCGGCGGAGCGCGAGGTTGAGCAGAGTGCGGCGGAGCGCGAGCCCGGTACCGAGAACGAGAACCCCACCCCGTGA
- a CDS encoding ABC transporter permease, translating to MLRFLIRRALGAIVIIFLLITLTFFAFHTMPVDPAQLNCPKGCNPELLTQIRQNMHLDRSLGTQFWDYISGLFIGQDMGSIGHCAAPCFGYSYNTQQFVWDRISANYPATFVLAIGGAACFLIIGVGLGMLSAWKQGSILDRVASSISLIGQSTQIYFIGPLAMALFVYSLGWLNRPEYIPITQDPWGCFMGMLLPCLVMSVIFWSNYTRQVRSLMLEQMSEDHIRAARAKGMSSSYVWWRYALRGAMAPIITIFGIDLGTVFSGAIITEYTFNIQGLGFLAVKSVNSMDLNLELGVLIFSSVAILLFNIIVDATYGLLDPRVRLG from the coding sequence ATGCTCCGATTTCTCATCCGCCGGGCGCTCGGCGCGATCGTCATCATTTTCCTACTGATCACTCTGACCTTCTTCGCCTTCCACACCATGCCGGTCGACCCGGCGCAGCTGAACTGCCCCAAGGGCTGCAACCCTGAGCTGTTGACCCAGATCCGGCAGAACATGCACCTGGATCGGTCGCTCGGCACGCAGTTCTGGGACTACATCAGTGGTCTGTTCATCGGCCAGGACATGGGCAGCATCGGGCACTGCGCGGCCCCGTGCTTCGGCTACTCGTACAACACGCAGCAGTTCGTCTGGGACCGGATCTCGGCCAACTACCCGGCCACCTTCGTCCTGGCGATCGGCGGCGCCGCCTGCTTCCTGATCATCGGCGTCGGCCTCGGCATGCTCTCCGCCTGGAAGCAGGGCAGCATCCTGGACCGGGTGGCCAGCTCGATCTCGCTGATCGGCCAGTCCACCCAGATCTACTTCATCGGCCCGCTGGCGATGGCCCTGTTCGTCTACAGCCTGGGCTGGCTGAACCGTCCCGAGTACATCCCGATCACCCAGGACCCCTGGGGCTGCTTCATGGGCATGCTCCTCCCCTGCCTGGTGATGTCGGTCATCTTCTGGTCCAACTACACCCGCCAGGTCCGCTCGCTGATGCTGGAGCAGATGTCCGAGGACCACATCCGGGCGGCCCGGGCCAAGGGCATGTCCAGCTCCTACGTCTGGTGGCGCTACGCGCTGCGCGGCGCGATGGCTCCGATCATCACCATCTTCGGCATCGACCTCGGCACCGTCTTCTCCGGCGCGATCATCACCGAGTACACCTTCAACATCCAGGGCCTCGGCTTCCTGGCCGTGAAGTCGGTCAACTCGATGGACCTCAACCTGGAGCTCGGCGTGCTGATCTTCAGCTCGGTCGCCATCCTGCTCTTCAACATCATCGTCGACGCCACCTACGGTCTCCTCGACCCCCGGGTCCGGCTGGGATGA
- a CDS encoding ABC transporter substrate-binding protein, with the protein MPALVAVSALTLTACGGGGGTKASDSAGKGASSTVASFTVGTKADSTGPAADVPGAKQGGTAYSIEPTGFDHLDPSQQYVNQLQAVGMLYSRQLTNYKTDPTTGKTMLVGDLATDTGTPSDGGKTWTWTLKEGLKFEDGTPITSKDVKYAVERLYADYQTFGATYFPQWLSGTDYRKAYQGPDHGDLPDSVIGTPDAQTVVFHFQSVHSDANFAAAMPDITAIEKSADTKQQYDTHPVSIGPYKIKDYQPDKSLDLVKNPNWDPKTDPLRHQYVDGWHFELNVTNPQLTQRLMGGAGTDKDAITLAQIADAGQVATIQNDPQYKSRTISQYTPYVDVFSINTARVTDPKVRLAMAKAFPSAAVLRQLGGPSAGDPAGNLVSPTVSGWQNTDPLGLKATPNGDQAAAKKILQDDNKLNYHIVLAYANTPKWQTISATVQDALNRAGFNVEIKALDATTYYTVVGKVDNGFDMYRTGWGADWPNGSTVVPPTLDGRLIGDGLSNYSHYNSAATNSAIDQVYNVADPAQAATQWMNLADKVLSNDVPAIPYAYDKFFQVYGAGLGGVAYNPVLGCIDPSSVYIK; encoded by the coding sequence ATGCCGGCGCTCGTGGCGGTCAGCGCCCTCACGCTGACGGCTTGTGGTGGGGGCGGCGGCACCAAGGCGTCGGACAGTGCCGGCAAGGGTGCCAGCTCCACGGTCGCGAGCTTCACCGTCGGCACCAAGGCCGACTCCACCGGCCCGGCTGCGGACGTTCCCGGGGCCAAGCAGGGTGGCACCGCCTACAGCATCGAGCCGACCGGTTTCGACCACCTGGACCCGAGCCAGCAGTACGTCAACCAGCTGCAGGCCGTCGGCATGCTCTACAGCCGCCAGCTGACGAACTACAAGACCGACCCGACCACTGGCAAGACCATGCTGGTCGGCGACCTGGCGACCGACACCGGTACCCCCAGTGACGGCGGCAAGACCTGGACCTGGACGCTGAAGGAGGGTCTGAAGTTCGAGGACGGCACGCCGATCACCTCGAAGGACGTCAAGTACGCCGTCGAGCGGCTCTACGCGGACTACCAGACCTTCGGTGCGACCTACTTCCCGCAGTGGCTCTCCGGTACCGACTACCGCAAGGCGTACCAGGGTCCGGACCACGGTGACCTGCCGGACAGCGTGATCGGCACGCCGGACGCGCAGACGGTCGTCTTCCACTTCCAGAGCGTGCACTCCGACGCCAACTTCGCGGCCGCGATGCCGGACATCACGGCCATCGAGAAGTCGGCGGACACCAAGCAGCAGTACGACACGCACCCGGTCTCGATCGGTCCTTACAAGATCAAGGACTACCAGCCGGACAAGTCGCTGGACCTGGTCAAGAACCCCAACTGGGACCCGAAGACCGACCCGCTGCGCCACCAGTACGTGGACGGCTGGCACTTCGAGCTCAACGTCACCAACCCGCAGCTGACCCAGCGTCTGATGGGTGGCGCCGGGACGGACAAGGACGCGATCACGCTGGCCCAGATCGCCGACGCGGGCCAGGTCGCGACGATCCAGAACGACCCGCAGTACAAGAGCCGGACGATCAGCCAGTACACCCCGTACGTCGACGTCTTCAGCATCAACACCGCCCGGGTCACCGACCCCAAGGTCCGTCTGGCCATGGCCAAGGCCTTCCCGTCGGCCGCGGTGCTGCGTCAGCTCGGTGGCCCCAGCGCCGGTGACCCCGCCGGCAACCTGGTGAGCCCGACTGTCTCCGGTTGGCAGAACACCGACCCGCTGGGCCTCAAGGCCACCCCGAACGGCGACCAGGCCGCGGCCAAGAAGATCCTGCAGGACGACAACAAGCTCAACTACCACATCGTGCTGGCCTACGCCAACACGCCGAAGTGGCAGACCATCTCCGCGACCGTCCAGGACGCGCTGAACCGGGCCGGCTTCAACGTCGAGATCAAGGCGCTGGACGCGACCACGTACTACACCGTGGTCGGCAAGGTCGACAACGGCTTCGACATGTACCGCACCGGTTGGGGCGCGGACTGGCCGAACGGCTCGACCGTGGTCCCGCCGACCCTGGACGGTCGTCTGATCGGCGACGGTCTGTCGAACTACTCGCACTACAACAGCGCGGCCACCAACTCCGCGATCGACCAGGTCTACAACGTCGCGGACCCGGCTCAGGCCGCGACCCAGTGGATGAACCTGGCCGACAAGGTCCTGTCGAACGACGTGCCGGCAATCCCCTACGCCTACGACAAGTTCTTCCAGGTCTACGGCGCCGGCCTGGGCGGTGTCGCCTACAACCCGGTTCTGGGCTGCATCGACCCCTCCAGCGTCTACATCAAGTAA
- a CDS encoding ABC transporter ATP-binding protein: MSTLTKSEAVPAPQAGSTFLSVRDLQVRFRTEDGIVKAVNNLTFDLEKGKTLGIVGESGSGKSVSNLAVMGLHNPRNTTIEGSIVLEGQDLLKASQKDLEKLRGNKMAMIFQDALAALSPYYTIGRQIAEPFMKHTGANKKEGRERAIEMLRRVGIPQPQTRVDDFPHQFSGGMRQRAMIAMALVCDPELLIADEPTTALDVTVQAQIVDLLKDLQQESGTSIIFITHDLGVIREIADDVLVMYAGRAVERGTMREVLKTSQHPYGWGLLSSIPRINASVDVPLEPIPGTPPSLLNPPTGCAFHPRCAYRELVVGDKCETERPTLEMANGHLSACHLTSAQKQSILTEQILPRLSS; this comes from the coding sequence GTGAGCACCCTCACCAAGTCCGAGGCCGTCCCGGCACCCCAGGCCGGCAGCACCTTCCTCTCGGTGCGCGACCTGCAGGTCCGCTTCCGCACCGAGGACGGCATCGTCAAGGCCGTCAACAACCTCACCTTCGACCTGGAGAAGGGCAAGACCCTCGGGATCGTGGGTGAGTCGGGCTCCGGCAAGTCGGTGTCCAACCTGGCCGTGATGGGCCTGCACAACCCGAGGAACACCACCATCGAGGGCTCCATCGTCCTCGAGGGCCAGGACCTGCTCAAGGCCTCGCAGAAGGACCTCGAGAAGCTCCGCGGCAACAAGATGGCGATGATCTTCCAGGACGCGCTGGCCGCGCTCTCGCCGTACTACACGATCGGCCGGCAGATCGCCGAGCCGTTCATGAAGCACACCGGCGCGAACAAGAAGGAAGGCCGCGAGCGCGCGATCGAGATGCTGCGCCGCGTCGGCATCCCGCAGCCGCAGACCCGGGTGGACGACTTCCCGCACCAGTTCTCCGGCGGTATGCGCCAGCGCGCCATGATCGCCATGGCCCTGGTCTGCGACCCCGAGCTGCTGATCGCCGACGAGCCGACCACCGCGCTCGACGTGACCGTGCAGGCCCAGATCGTCGACCTGCTCAAGGACCTCCAGCAGGAGTCCGGCACCTCGATCATCTTCATCACCCACGACCTCGGCGTGATCCGCGAGATCGCCGACGACGTGCTGGTGATGTACGCGGGCCGGGCCGTCGAGCGCGGCACCATGCGCGAGGTGCTGAAGACCTCCCAGCACCCGTACGGCTGGGGCCTGCTGAGCTCGATCCCGCGGATCAACGCCTCGGTGGACGTGCCGCTGGAGCCGATCCCGGGCACCCCGCCGTCGCTGCTGAACCCGCCGACCGGCTGCGCCTTCCACCCGCGTTGCGCGTACCGTGAGCTGGTGGTCGGCGACAAGTGCGAGACCGAGCGCCCGACGCTCGAAATGGCCAACGGGCACCTGTCCGCCTGCCACCTCACCTCCGCGCAGAAGCAGTCCATCCTCACCGAGCAGATCCTGCCCCGGCTGAGCAGCTGA
- a CDS encoding ABC transporter permease translates to MTTPTEDTTETDQVLVASATGDGGNKPAALLGRTPGQIAWGRFKRNRIGVFCAAIVILYILVALLAPVITKLYGQSPYIPYGVRDMTLLDDSGIPIGANGGMSSTHWFGITPQAGYDIFAKLIYGIRTSLGIGLLITIFSGLVGIVLGVAQGYLGGRFDYFVGRFTDLLLALPQQLFFIAFTPIVLVWFVPLDRATPVYMRVIAIVLVQTFLGWMATARLLRGLSLSLREREYIEAAKITGASSWRIIFKELMPNLATTILVQMTLLLPAMVTAEAGLSFLGVGMTEPTPDWGLMFQDAVQNYRNDLTYLIFPGLSLMIFTIAFNQFGDAVRDALDPKTIR, encoded by the coding sequence ATGACGACGCCAACTGAGGACACGACTGAGACCGACCAGGTCCTCGTCGCGTCCGCGACAGGAGACGGCGGCAACAAGCCGGCCGCGCTCCTCGGGCGAACCCCGGGCCAGATTGCCTGGGGCCGCTTCAAGCGCAACCGCATCGGTGTGTTCTGCGCCGCAATCGTGATCTTGTACATCCTGGTCGCGCTCCTCGCGCCGGTGATCACGAAGCTGTACGGCCAGTCGCCCTACATCCCGTACGGCGTGCGCGATATGACCCTGCTGGACGACTCGGGTATCCCGATCGGCGCGAACGGCGGGATGAGTTCCACCCACTGGTTCGGTATCACGCCGCAGGCCGGCTACGACATCTTCGCCAAGCTGATCTACGGGATCCGTACCTCGCTCGGCATCGGCCTGCTCATCACCATCTTCTCCGGCCTGGTCGGCATCGTGCTCGGTGTGGCCCAGGGCTACCTCGGCGGCCGCTTCGACTACTTCGTCGGGCGCTTCACCGACCTGCTGCTGGCCCTGCCGCAGCAGCTGTTCTTCATCGCCTTCACCCCGATCGTGCTGGTCTGGTTCGTTCCGCTGGACCGCGCGACCCCGGTCTACATGCGGGTGATCGCGATCGTGCTGGTGCAGACCTTCCTCGGCTGGATGGCCACCGCCCGTCTGCTGCGCGGCCTGTCGCTGAGCCTGCGCGAGCGCGAGTACATCGAGGCCGCCAAGATCACCGGAGCCTCCTCCTGGCGCATCATCTTCAAGGAGCTGATGCCCAACCTGGCGACCACCATCCTGGTGCAGATGACGCTGCTGCTGCCGGCCATGGTGACCGCGGAGGCCGGTCTCTCCTTCCTCGGCGTCGGCATGACCGAGCCGACCCCCGACTGGGGCCTGATGTTCCAGGACGCTGTGCAGAACTACCGCAACGACCTGACCTACCTGATCTTCCCCGGTCTCTCGCTGATGATCTTCACCATCGCGTTCAACCAGTTCGGGGATGCGGTTCGGGACGCGCTCGACCCGAAGACCATCCGCTAG
- a CDS encoding ABC transporter ATP-binding protein, translating into MSAEQTLSKPAGQAPASGTPLLEVEGLTKHFPVMGGFPFKRQVGAVQAVDNVSFTVGAGESLGLVGESGCGKSTTGRLVTRLYEPTSGSIKYNGQEIAHASRKELAPIRSEIQMIFQDPYSSLNPRHTVGTIITNPMEINGINPPGGRAARAKELLEIVGLNPEHYNRFPHEFSGGQRQRIGVARALSLNPKLIIADEPVSALDVSIQAQVVNLLQGLQRDMGIAFVFIAHDLSIVRHFSQRVTVMYLGKVVEIADRDSLYNKPRHPYTHALLSAAPDADPDNESADRIRLTGDVPSPLNPPSGCRFRTRCWKAQEKCATEEPPLVQLSGSAEGHLTACHFPEDGSTTDSVRVAKAGAKAEAKPEVPEARATKD; encoded by the coding sequence ATGAGCGCAGAGCAGACTCTGAGCAAGCCGGCCGGCCAGGCCCCCGCCTCCGGCACCCCCCTGCTTGAGGTCGAGGGCCTCACCAAGCACTTCCCGGTGATGGGCGGCTTCCCGTTCAAGCGCCAGGTCGGGGCGGTCCAGGCGGTCGACAACGTCAGCTTCACCGTGGGCGCGGGCGAGAGCCTGGGCCTGGTCGGCGAGTCGGGTTGTGGCAAGTCGACCACCGGCCGACTGGTCACCCGCCTGTACGAGCCCACCAGCGGCTCGATCAAGTACAACGGCCAGGAGATCGCGCACGCCTCCCGCAAGGAGCTGGCACCGATCCGGTCCGAGATCCAGATGATCTTCCAGGACCCGTACTCCTCGCTGAACCCGCGGCACACCGTCGGCACGATCATCACCAACCCGATGGAGATCAACGGGATCAACCCGCCCGGTGGCCGCGCCGCCCGGGCCAAGGAGCTCCTGGAGATCGTCGGCCTCAACCCGGAGCACTACAACCGCTTCCCGCACGAGTTCTCCGGCGGTCAGCGCCAGCGCATCGGCGTGGCCCGTGCGCTCTCGCTCAACCCGAAGCTGATCATCGCCGACGAGCCGGTCTCCGCACTGGACGTGTCGATCCAGGCCCAGGTGGTCAACCTGCTCCAGGGTCTGCAGCGCGACATGGGCATCGCCTTCGTCTTCATCGCGCACGACCTGTCGATCGTGCGGCACTTCTCGCAGCGCGTCACGGTGATGTACCTGGGCAAGGTCGTCGAGATCGCCGACCGCGACTCGCTCTACAACAAGCCGCGTCACCCGTACACCCACGCGCTGCTCTCGGCCGCGCCGGACGCCGACCCGGACAACGAGTCCGCCGACCGGATCCGCCTCACCGGTGACGTCCCCTCGCCGCTCAACCCGCCGTCCGGCTGCCGCTTCAGGACCCGCTGCTGGAAGGCACAGGAGAAGTGCGCCACCGAGGAGCCGCCGCTGGTGCAGCTCAGCGGCAGCGCCGAGGGCCACCTGACGGCCTGCCACTTCCCCGAGGACGGCAGCACCACCGACTCCGTCCGGGTCGCCAAGGCCGGCGCCAAGGCGGAGGCCAAGCCCGAGGTCCCCGAGGCGCGGGCGACCAAGGACTGA